A window from Chiroxiphia lanceolata isolate bChiLan1 chromosome 3, bChiLan1.pri, whole genome shotgun sequence encodes these proteins:
- the C3H1orf115 gene encoding uncharacterized protein C1orf115 homolog, with translation MTVGARLGAKVRGRFSRRGPGDDQVSILPGEEEEAAAAAPGGSAGVPRAAALEEEEEGTGSRKVRFAVLPGSYEPLRPPRAPTKRPYGKRLKKYGKNVGKALQKGCRYLVVGLQGLAAAYSAPFGVATQVANFVR, from the exons ATGACTGTGGGTGCGCGGCTGGGCGCCAAGGTGAGGGGCAGGTTCTCCCGCCGCGGGCCCGGCGACGACCAGGTCTCCATCCTGCccggagaggaggaggaggcggcggcggcggctcctggGGGCAGCGCGGGGGTCCCGCGGGCGGCCGcgctggaggaggaggaggagggcacCGGGTCCAGGAAGGTGCGCTTCGCCGTCCTGCCCGGCTCCTACGAGCCGCTGCGCCCGCCGCGGGCCCCCACCAAGCGGCCCTACGGGAAGAGGCTGAAGAAGTACGGGAAG AACGTCGGCAAAGCTCTGCAGAAGGGATGTCGCTACTTGGTGGTCGGCTTGCAAGGATTAGCGGCGGCCTATTCCGCTCCCTTTGGGGTGGCGACACAGGTGGCAAACTTCGTCCGCTAG